A stretch of the Ananas comosus cultivar F153 linkage group 14, ASM154086v1, whole genome shotgun sequence genome encodes the following:
- the LOC109720373 gene encoding protein FAM91A1 isoform X5 has protein sequence MATIDKICKEEANSFVLFDPDIIKGLSKRGLIYFDVPVYPDDRFKVSRLEGFVSNREQSYEDPIEELLYAVFVVSSENATVAELAATLQADLTQLQAAASFACRLGWAVKLIDPDSVLRDSNMPSLPANILSDDEDGSNTSINSEKSGPQVLGSGIEKPRPISSTPHVAFVVDANITSYLMMGSISPGLKSHAVTLYEAGKLGDSSIADLCKDLASLEGKKFEGELQEFANHAFSLRCVLECLQSGGIASNEMANNKTSNEINDENSFLDEVKALSTDINIDESDKLYHDVSLEIDRSQSEAGSVNSSASEKPVLKRKRKYRVDILRCESLAALAPATLERLFLRDYDIIVSMIPLPSSPVLPGPSGPIHFGPLSYSSMTPWMKMVLYSAVNCGPLSVVLMKGQFLRLLPAPLAGCEKALIWSWDGSVIGGLGGKFEGNLVKGNILLHCLNSMLRYSAILVQPLGKDDLDAKGKIVTMDLPLPLKNSDGSMAPVGSELGPPEEVSNLNSLLNDLSSKIDLLTVGYIRLLRLQKQSDSDTFLPDNVKYEWVPLSLEFGIPLFSPKLCGRICERIVSSNLLQSDMINEHHDAMHGLRKRLREICNEYHVTGPTARLLYHRERVEESPRHLINYASGRWSPLLDPSTPISGASNEHQRLKLARRHRCRTEVLSFDGNILRSYALAPVYEAATRPIEETTTSSSTVKTESDDADTKDVVLPGVSLLFDGVELHPFDIGACLQARQPIALIAEASSASASFHTTRAS, from the exons ATGGCAACAATAGACAAAATCTGTAAGGAGGAAGCCAACTCTTTCGTCCTTTTTGATCCTGACATCATAAAAGGTCTATCTAAAAGAGGATTAATATACTTTGACGTGCCTGTTTATCCTGATGACCGTTTTAAAG TTTCCAGGCTTGAAGGATTTGTTTCCAACCGGGAGCAGTCTTATGAAGATCCAATCGAAGA GTTACTATATGCTGTCTTTGTTGTATCAAGTGAGAACGCCACTGTCGCTGAGTTGGCTGCCACGTTGCAGGCCGATCTGACCCAGCTTCAGGCTGCTGCCTCATTTGCTTGCAGGTTGGGCTGGGCTGTAAAGCTTATAGACCCAGACTCTGTTCTTCGAGATTCAAACATGCCCAGCTTGCCTGCTAATATCCTAAGCGACGATGAAGATGGTTCGAATACTAGTATCAACTCAGAAAAATCAGGCCCACAAGTCCTCGGTTCTGGGATAGAAAAACCAAGGCCAATTTCTAGCACTCCCCATGTTGCATTTGTTGTGGATGCGAATATCACTTCGTATTTGATGATGGGGTCGATCTCACCAG GTTTGAAGTCTCATGCTGTAACACTGTACGAGGCAGGAAAATTAGGTGACTCTAGTATTGCTGACCTTTGCAAAGATCTGGCTAgtttagaaggaaaaaaattcgaAGGTGAATTACAGGAATTTGCCAATCACGCATTTAGTCTTCGATGCGTCCTTGAGTGCCTTCAATCTGGTGGGATAGCCTCCAATGAAATGGCCAATAATAAAACTAGCAATGAAATAAATGACGAGAATTCATTTCTTGATGAGGTTAAGGCCCTCTCAACTGATATCAATATTGATGAATCTGACAAACTTTACCATGACGTCAGTTTAGAGATCGATCGCTCTCAAAGTGAAGCAGGTTCTGTAAATAGTTCAGCTTCTGAAAAACCCGTtttgaagaggaaaagaaaataccGGGTTGATATTCTCCGCTGCGAGAGCTTGGCAGCTCTTGCACCAGCAACTCTAGAACGGTTATTCCTTAGAGATTATGATATCATTGTTTCTATGATTCCCCTTCCTTCTTCGCCTGTTTTACCTGGGCCTTCGGGCCCAATTCATTTCGGCCCACTTTCTTATTCTTCGATGACACCTTGGATGAAGATGGTGCTGTATTCAGCTGTAAATTGTGGTCCATTATCTGTTGTTCTTATGAAAGGGCAGTTTCTTCGACTGCTTCCTGCACCGTTAGCAGGTTGTGAAAAAGCACTCATATGGTCATGGGATGGATCAGTAATAGGAGGATTAGGCGGGAAATTTGAGGGCAATTTGGTCAAAGGGAATATATTATTACATTGCTTAAACTCAATGCTTAGGTATTCAGCTATTTTGGTTCAACCACTGGGTAAAGATGACCTTGATGCCAAGGGGAAAATTGTTACAATGGACCTCCCACTACCATTGAAGAATTCTGATGGATCAATGGCACCAGTAGGATCAGAGTTGGGGCCGCCTGAGGAAGTTTCAAACTTGAATTCGCTGTTAAACGATCTCTCCAGCAAAATCGATTTGTTGACGGTGGGTTATATTCGCCTTTTGAGACTTCAAAAGCAAAGCGACTCTGACACATTTCTGCCGGATAATGTAAAATATGAATGGGTTCCACTAAGTCTAGAATTTGGCATCCCTTTATTCAGCCCAAAGTTATGTGGAAGGATATGTGAAAGAATTGTTTCATCGAATTTACTACAGAGCGATATGATTAATGAGCACCATGATGCAATGCATGGGCTAAGAAAGAGGTTAAGGGAAATTTGTAATGAATACCACGTGACAGGTCCCACTGCCAGGCTATTGTATCACAGAGAGCGAGTGGAGGAGTCTCCTCGCCACCTAATTAATTACGCCAGTGGGAGATGGAGCCCTCTTTTAGATCCTTCGACACCGATTTCTGGAGCCTCGAATGAGCACCAGAGGCTGAAGCTTGCCAGAAGGCATAGATGTCGAACTGAAGTTTTAAGTTTTGATGGGAATATTCTCAG GTCATATGCACTCGCTCCTGTATATGAAGCTGCTACGAGACCTATTGAAGAAACCACAACTTCCTCCAGTACTGTAAAAACTGAATCAGATGACGCAGATACTAAAGATGTAGTGCTTCCAGGTGTCAGTTTGTTGTTCGATGGGGTGGAGTTGCATCCATTTGATATCGGTGCTTGCTTGCAGGCTAGACAACCTATTGCATTAATAGCGGAGGCTTCATCCGCGTCAGCCTCTTTTCATACAACCAGGGCTTCATGA